A genome region from Euphorbia lathyris chromosome 4, ddEupLath1.1, whole genome shotgun sequence includes the following:
- the LOC136226358 gene encoding transcription termination factor MTERF15, mitochondrial-like has product MFQFLCKTLLHSRNGSTVAPHNSSMVVSFSLRYLSCDSDNPHSFTLSYLTKTCGLSPKSAHSASKTLQFESSEQPDSVISSFEKFGFSKIQISEMIRKFPKMLCCDPEKTISPKLEFFRSRGASTPDLVTIFTTYPWIFKISLENRLIGSFNLLIDLLQSEYKAIELIKRNARVLTNNLEVVLIPNINTLRENGVPASSILLLIHANWVSIATNPVKFRKIVEEVKEMGFNPLKSQFVLAIRTLTGLSKSKRDEKVAIYKRWGWSDEDIVTAFKRYPSILSISEDKLMAMVDFYVNKLGLHYSVIVSCPPLLGYSLRKRLIPRGAVIEFLLSKGLVKLNSSITSLFTCSERHFLEKYVKCHEEAPRLIQLYNRKLNLSHTRKSGEDEE; this is encoded by the coding sequence ATGTTTCAATTTCTCTGCAAAACGCTTCTCCATTCTAGAAATGGTTCCACTGTCGCACCTCATAACTCATCAATGGTGGTTTCATTTTCACTTAGATACTTATCATGTGATTCTGATAATCCACACTCTTTTACTCTTTCTTACCTCACAAAAACATGTGGATTATCTCCTAAATCTGCTCATTCAGCTTCTAAAACTCTCCAATTTGAATCCTCTGAGCAGCCTGATTCGGTCATATCCTCCTTTGAAAAGTTTGGATTCTCAAAAATTCAAATCTCTGAAATGATCAGAAAGTTTCCAAAAATGCTATGTTGCGATCCTGAGAAGACCATTTCCCCCAAACTTGAGTTCTTTCGCTCTAGAGGAGCTTCAACCCCTGACCTTGTTACAATCTTCACTACCTACCCTTGGATCTTCAAGATAAGCTTAGAAAATAGGTTGATTGGTAGTTTTAATCTTTTGATTGACCTATTGCAATCCGAATATAAAGCCATTGAATTGATTAAACGAAATGCTCGTGTTCTAACTAATAATCTTGAAGTTGTTCTAATACCTAATATAAACACTTTGAGAGAAAATGGAGTACCTGCATCAAGTATTTTGCTGTTAATTCATGCTAATTGGGTAAGTATTGCAACAAATCCAGTCAAATTTAGAAAGATTGTTGAGGAAGTCAAGGAAATGGGATTTAATCCTTTGAAGTCACAGTTTGTTTTAGCTATCAGAACATTGACAGGATTGAGCAAATCGAAGAGGGATGAGAAGGTTGCGATTTATAAGAGGTGGGGTTGGTCCGATGAAGATATAGTTACAGCCTTCAAGAGGTACCCATCAATTCTCTCAATCTCGGAGGATAAGCTAATGGCCATGGTGGatttttatgtcaataaattggGGTTACACTATTCAGTCATTGTGAGTTGTCCTCCACTACTCGGATATAGCTTGAGGAAGAGGCTCATTCCAAGAGGTGCAGTTATTGAATTTCTGTTATCCAAGGGGCTGGTCAAATTGAATTCAAGCATAACTAGTTTGTTCACATGTTCAGAGAGGCATTTCTTGGAAAAATATGTGAAATGCCATGAGGAAGCTCCTCGTTTAATTCAGCTGTATAACCGCAAGTTAAATCTTTCTCATACAAGAAAAtctggagaagatgaagaatga